A region of the Desulfobacter postgatei 2ac9 genome:
ACGGTTGCTCCGTAATCATAACAGACTTGAGCCCAGCCCGTGAGCCCTGGCTTTACATTAAATCGCTGGGCGTAAAAAGGAATTTGTTTTTCCAGCTGATCCGTAAAAAATTTGCGTTCGGGACGTGGCCCCACAAGACTCATGGTGCCCCTGAGGACCTCCCATAACTGGGGCAGTTCATCTATCCTGTATTTCCGTATGACGCGTCCCACCCGTGTGATGCGGTTATCGTTATTACCGGCCCATACCGGACCTGTTAATTTTTCAGCATCCTGCACCATGGAACGGAATTTATGCATCATATATTCTTTTTTACCACCGCCAACCCGGTCCTGGGCAAAAAAAACAGGCCCTTTTGAATCCATCTTGATCAGAATGGCCACTATTATCAACAAAGGAGAAAGAAGTATCAGAAGGAGTGAAGCCAAAATGATATCCTGCATCCGCTTCATAGCCGCTTTAAACAGTGATTTATGGAACCCCTTGGAAAAAATCAACCATGAGGGCTCTATCTCTCGAACCAAGACCTTTCCGGTCAGCATTTCATAGAAAGCGCTGCCTGAAATGATATCAATACCGTCGGTCCTACAGTTAATCAGCTCCTGGGTTGGAAATCGTCCTCTTTTTTCCTTAAATGCCACAATAATTTTGTTTATGCCATATATTTTTGAAATTTCGCCAAGCGTTTTATCCTTTTGCTTCACCACCAAATTTTCAGGCAGTCTATCTGTTTCCTTGTCAGGTTCATCAGGAATAACAGCACAAACTGTATAGCCGCAGTCTATGGTTCTCGTGATTTTTTTATAAATATCCTTGGCCAGCTTGCTGGAACCAAGAATAATAATACGATGGTTAAACATCCCTTTGTTAAGAATATGAAGATAGCCGATCCGCCAGAATATGATGAAAAAAATCAGAAAACATACGCTTAAGATATAAATTTTCTGATCTATAATCACCAGAGGGAAAAGAAAATAGACGCCGGCCAGGAAGATAGAAGCAACCCCCAGTGATTGTAGCAGGCGGATTATAATTTCCGGGATCTGTGAAGCAATGTCAAAATCATAAAGGTCATTGTAATACAAGCAGGTTTGTAAAATAGCAGTGATCAGAAATATTCTTAAAATCAACATCAGATCAAACCAGTATGAATTGGAAACGGTTAAAATGGCTGTTGATAAAAGAAAACAACTGAAAATCACGCATCCTTCCAGAAAAAAAAACAACATGTTTCTGATAGGGAAATATTGGCGCAAAATACTGAGCATTTTTTTAAGGAAGCTCCCGGTTTAATCAACGCTGCTGATGATATCCGTATCCATAACCACTTTTATGATAACCATAACCATATCCAATCGTTTTTTTTGAGAAATTCGTTACAACCCCCAATACCTTTTCACGGCCGTAAATATCCAGAATGTCTAAAACCTCTTTGATTCGTGTTTTTCCATGGCGGATAACTAAAATAATGCCATCTACAAACCGGGCAATGGCATTGGTTTCTGATGTGATATAAGGAGGCGAAGTATCAATAATGATGTATCTGTCATTATAACGCAGTTTGACCTCATGGAGCAGGCGGCGCATCTGGTCAGAAGACAAAAGTTCTGACGGATTAGGCGGAATCTGCCCTGCGGGCAGAATAGTCAATTTGTTTACAGACGATTTTTTAAGAACCGAAGACAAAGGTATGTTCTTTGCCAAGTAATCGCTCAAGCCCTGCTCTTTACCGCTATAGCCAAAAGATGTATGAATCGTCGGTGACCTGAGATCACAGTCCATGAGAAGAACATATTCATCAATACTTTGGGCTATGCTTACGGCAAGATTGGCTGCCACAAAGGATTTGCCTTCATGTGGAGAGGCGCTTGTCACCATGATCGTTTTAGGCGGGGTTCCTTTTTCAGGGAACAAAATATTGTTTTTTAACAGCCGGAATTGTTCCGAAACAGGCGAATGAGGGTCGGAGGCTGTGACAAGAGCTGAATCTGTCCGCCTGGAACCGGATTGAGTTACCTCGTCTGATTGTTTATAAACCTGGCTGTCTGGATTATCACAGACCAAAGCTGTGTCATCTCTTAATTCAGATTCTTTTTCCGCTGTTACCTTATTTCCTGCTTTTTCCAGCGCCTTAAATATCTTTCCCAAAACCTTATTATACTCCGGTATTATAAATTGAGTGTGGTTTTTATAAAATTCATTGTTCGGTCCAGGCCTTTATGATTCAATATTGCAAAAAATGCCAGAAACACGGCACTATAGCTGCAGCAACAGATGAACATGGCCCATTCAATTTTTTTCTTTGTCCTGCCGTTCGGTTTTTCCAGCGGGGGAATTGATGCCAAAATAGGCAGCCCTAGCAGGGTGTCAATCTGATCATCCCGCCGGATGACAGAGAAGGTGAGCAACTCCTTTAAAAAAAGTATACCTCCGCCCAATCCAAGGCCCCCGGCGATGGATAATAAAAACATCAGTTTAACATTCGGAGAGATCGGCTTTTCCGGCAGGCGGGCATGATCCAGTATCCGGAACTGCTCCCCTTTTTGTTTTTTTTCCATGTTGACGGACAATTCGGCTTCCAGCTTTCTGTCCAAAATAGAGTTGTACACGTTCTGAATATTGCTGTAGTCGCGTGTAAGTGATTGGAGTTCCAGTTCTCGTTTGGGCGTATCTTCAACGCGCTGCGCATAAATTTTCATTTTTTCCTGAATTGCTGAGACCTCAGCTTGAATATTATTCGCCTCCGCGACAAGTTGAGCGCGCTGCGCCTTCAACGGTGCCACAGGATCCATTCCCATGTCCGGCAGAATATCTTCCTCTGACTCGGCTGAGGGTAGTTCCTCCTCTTCCTTTGCAGCTTCCAGATTTTGCTTTAATTTCTCTATAATTCTTTTTAATTTTTTGACATCCGGATGCTTTTCAGTATATCGAAGCAAAAGCGCATCGTATTTTTCTTGAGCAGCCTGGAGAGCAGAATCATCGCCTTCCTGGGAGTCATCAAAATCAAAACTTAGAAAATCATCTCCACCACTGCCGGAACCGCCTGTCGCAGCCATGGATGAAATCTGGGAATCAAGTTGACTAATGGAATTATTCACTTCCCTTAAAAGCATTGCTTTATCAGTGACCTGCTTTTGCATGCGATCCAAAGTGCGTAAATTAGATTCCAATTCATCAGGTAACCCGCCAAGATACTTTGCCCTGAACGCCGCAAGTTTCTGCTCTTTTTCCTCAAGCCGTTTTTTGGTTTTCTCTAACTCTGAGTCAAGGAATTCACTGGTTCCTATGGCCTGGGCCTCCCGGACTTTGAGGTTCTCATCCATAAAATATGAGGCCAGCGTATTGGCAATGCGCATTACCCGCTGTGGCTCACTGCCGGTGAAAGAGATGGAAAAGGCTTCTGAACCTCCCCTGGAATGTTCAATTTTAACCTTTATCCGTTTTCTCAACGCCTCTATTTTCTCTTCCTGGTACATACCGCTACTATTTTCGTACAGCCCGAACTGTTCAATAATCTGCTCAAGATTGCTTCGGCTGAGAACCTGCTGGGATATGGTGCTGATCCGCTCGCCGATACTCGAAGAGACAACAGATTTTATATAGTTGATGGGAACCCGCTGGGGCTGAACAAGGATCATTGTGCCGGCCTCGTAGGTTTTATTGGCAGTCAGTGTCATCCCAAGTCCCAATGTCAAGGAAATGCACAAAGGAACAATCAAGAACCAGCGTCCCCGGATAAGGACATCAATAATATAATCTGGTTTAATTTGAGTCTGCGACTGAAATGGGTCTGCCATATTCATTCCTGAGTAAAACTGAAAGTATTTGTATCATAAAAGGGAAAATCAATATTTATCAGGTCCTGTTTTTTTGTCAATATTTTATTGTGCATAAAAGCCTTTCATAACAGTGAAACCTTTAAACAACGAACAAACACCAATTGCAAAAGCAATTATGGTGCCACATTTAATTTTTTACTAAAATAATAATTATGGAAATTTTAAACGCCTTGAAATCAAACACTCTTTTTTCATCTAAAATAAAGCTTGTTAAATTTTAAAATTTTCCACGGAGGGGGATTCACAAATTAAAATGATTAAAAAAGTCATAAAATATGAAAAAAAAGTAATAATTATGGATGATTTTTTCGTACCCAACTGTTTGAGTCCAGTTGATTACCCTTTTAGGGGGATACAATACGGGCGTCTCAGGAGGGCGGATTCTTTATTTTTACCCGGTACAAAGGATCCCCAATAAGCACCTGTTTCCAGGACAGATATGGCAGACTGACCAGATAAGATTCGGCCAAGGTCAGTTTTCCCCGGGCCAGAACATCAAATGGTTCATGTACCAGCGGGCTGCCATATCAAGACCGGCATGAACCGAGTACTGCGGGCTGTATCCCAGAAGATCCCGGGCCTTGGATATATCTGCCAGGGAATGGCGAACATCTCCCGGCCTGAAATCCCTGTATTCCGG
Encoded here:
- a CDS encoding polysaccharide biosynthesis tyrosine autokinase; its protein translation is MGKIFKALEKAGNKVTAEKESELRDDTALVCDNPDSQVYKQSDEVTQSGSRRTDSALVTASDPHSPVSEQFRLLKNNILFPEKGTPPKTIMVTSASPHEGKSFVAANLAVSIAQSIDEYVLLMDCDLRSPTIHTSFGYSGKEQGLSDYLAKNIPLSSVLKKSSVNKLTILPAGQIPPNPSELLSSDQMRRLLHEVKLRYNDRYIIIDTSPPYITSETNAIARFVDGIILVIRHGKTRIKEVLDILDIYGREKVLGVVTNFSKKTIGYGYGYHKSGYGYGYHQQR
- a CDS encoding GumC family protein, producing the protein MADPFQSQTQIKPDYIIDVLIRGRWFLIVPLCISLTLGLGMTLTANKTYEAGTMILVQPQRVPINYIKSVVSSSIGERISTISQQVLSRSNLEQIIEQFGLYENSSGMYQEEKIEALRKRIKVKIEHSRGGSEAFSISFTGSEPQRVMRIANTLASYFMDENLKVREAQAIGTSEFLDSELEKTKKRLEEKEQKLAAFRAKYLGGLPDELESNLRTLDRMQKQVTDKAMLLREVNNSISQLDSQISSMAATGGSGSGGDDFLSFDFDDSQEGDDSALQAAQEKYDALLLRYTEKHPDVKKLKRIIEKLKQNLEAAKEEEELPSAESEEDILPDMGMDPVAPLKAQRAQLVAEANNIQAEVSAIQEKMKIYAQRVEDTPKRELELQSLTRDYSNIQNVYNSILDRKLEAELSVNMEKKQKGEQFRILDHARLPEKPISPNVKLMFLLSIAGGLGLGGGILFLKELLTFSVIRRDDQIDTLLGLPILASIPPLEKPNGRTKKKIEWAMFICCCSYSAVFLAFFAILNHKGLDRTMNFIKTTLNL
- a CDS encoding TIGR03013 family XrtA/PEP-CTERM system glycosyltransferase, which gives rise to MIFSCFLLSTAILTVSNSYWFDLMLILRIFLITAILQTCLYYNDLYDFDIASQIPEIIIRLLQSLGVASIFLAGVYFLFPLVIIDQKIYILSVCFLIFFIIFWRIGYLHILNKGMFNHRIIILGSSKLAKDIYKKITRTIDCGYTVCAVIPDEPDKETDRLPENLVVKQKDKTLGEISKIYGINKIIVAFKEKRGRFPTQELINCRTDGIDIISGSAFYEMLTGKVLVREIEPSWLIFSKGFHKSLFKAAMKRMQDIILASLLLILLSPLLIIVAILIKMDSKGPVFFAQDRVGGGKKEYMMHKFRSMVQDAEKLTGPVWAGNNDNRITRVGRVIRKYRIDELPQLWEVLRGTMSLVGPRPERKFFTDQLEKQIPFYAQRFNVKPGLTGWAQVCYDYGATVEDAVEKLNYDLFYIKNMSFALDMVILLKTVKTVLFGKGAR